One window of Pelobates fuscus isolate aPelFus1 chromosome 9, aPelFus1.pri, whole genome shotgun sequence genomic DNA carries:
- the FKBPL gene encoding FK506-binding protein-like — MEVLDSSCQVKLLSWHCPDGSFTKTVLEQGSGVDKPKECSRCMIFLDSVSSPPEQLGSPTSLGYPEGSWFQVELGEGDTFQDRLVDQCLETMLSGEACQVNSTTGFSFHLRMASFENGKETWELETDEKLRRAMRDRERGGVAYREGNIEGAERRYSRALRLLVCTPGEAENDKVTLLVNMAACDLKRGRLCEAEKRCTWALEKEPGHVKALYRRGMARAGMADWKGARGDFEAVLKLEPGNKEARRELVRVRERDRQEQGQISKALGKMFL; from the coding sequence ATGGAGGTTCTTGATTCTTCCTGTCAAGTCAAATTGCTATCCTGGCACTGTCCTGATGGAAGCTTCACCAAGACTGTTCTAGAGCAGGGATCTGGAGTGGACAAACCCAAAGAATGTTCCCGGTGCATGATATTTCTGGATTCAGTTTCCTCCCCTCCAGAGCAGTTAGGTTCCCCTACAAGTCTTGGGTATCCTGAAGGGTCCTGGTTTCAAGTTGAATTAGGGGAAGGGGATACATTTCAAGATCGTCTTGTTGACCAGTGCCTTGAAACCATGCTCTCTGGAGAGGCTTGCCAAGTCAACAGCACAACGGGTTTTAGCTTCCACTTGCGGATGGCAAGTTTTGAAAATGGAAAAGAGACTTGGGAGCTGGAAACCGATGAAAAACTCAGGAGGGCAATGAGAGACAGGGAAAGAGGAGGGGTGGCATACAGGGAGGGGAACATAGAAGGGGCAGAGAGGCGATACTCCAGGGCACTTCGACTTTTAGTGTGTACACCTGGAGAGGCAGAAAATGACAAGGTAACTCTTCTAGTCAACATGGCTGCTTGTGATCTCAAGAGGGGACGGCTGTGTGAAGCTGAGAAGAGATGTACGTGGGCACTGGAGAAGGAGCCAGGACATGTCAAGGCACTGTACCGAAGAGGGATGGCTAGAGCTGGCATGGCAGACTGGAAAGGGGCAAGAGGGGATTTTGAGGCGGTGCTAAAGCTGGAGCCGGGGAACAAGGAGGCACGGAGGGAGCTGGTGAGGGTACGGGAAAGGGACAGGCAAGAACAAGGGCAGATAAGCAAAGCTTTAGGGAagatgttcctttaa